Proteins encoded within one genomic window of Nordella sp. HKS 07:
- a CDS encoding TIGR00730 family Rossman fold protein, which yields MRHLCVYCGSGPGRNPAYIEAARTLGAVMADRGIGLVYGGGGLGLMGEVARAVIAGGGHVVGIIPEFLVNKERMLTDVNELIVTASMHERKMTMFERSDGFVALPGGLGTLEELVEISTWAQLGRHAKPIIICDIDNYWAPLLTLINHMRQEKFIREGIDLRLEVVKKPADVVSVFEDRLQHSTANVPADPIRKTL from the coding sequence ATGCGGCATCTTTGTGTTTATTGCGGATCGGGACCCGGTCGGAATCCCGCCTATATCGAGGCGGCCCGGACGCTGGGCGCCGTCATGGCCGATCGGGGCATCGGCCTCGTCTATGGCGGCGGCGGCCTCGGCCTCATGGGCGAAGTCGCCCGCGCGGTCATCGCCGGCGGCGGCCATGTGGTCGGCATCATCCCGGAGTTCCTGGTCAACAAGGAGCGCATGCTGACGGATGTGAACGAGCTCATCGTCACCGCCAGCATGCATGAGCGCAAGATGACCATGTTCGAGCGCTCCGACGGTTTCGTCGCCTTGCCGGGCGGCCTCGGCACCCTCGAGGAACTTGTCGAGATCTCGACCTGGGCGCAGCTCGGCCGTCACGCCAAGCCGATCATTATCTGCGACATCGACAATTACTGGGCCCCGCTCCTCACCCTCATCAACCACATGCGGCAGGAGAAGTTCATCCGCGAGGGCATCGACCTCCGGCTCGAGGTGGTGAAGAAGCCCGCCGATGTCGTCTCCGTCTTTGAGGACCGGCTGCAGCACTCGACTGCCAATGTGCCCGCCGATCCGATCCGCAAGACATTATGA
- a CDS encoding phosphatidylcholine/phosphatidylserine synthase — protein MTTLPGSEDETIDKSQREQRLRRFKQVPIRILVPNLITLLALCSGVTAIRLGMEGRYELAVGAVILAIVLDAIDGRLARFLKGTSRFGAELDSLADFVNFGVAPAILIYLWSLNSLKSLGWVVALCLAICCALRLARFNVAIDDPDKPAWMMNFFTGAPAPAGAGLAMAPMYLGFLGLIPDGHEVAWLVLPYTAAVALLMVSRVPTYSGKTLGSRISRDLVLPLLGVAALVVVSLITFTWEMLTAMSLLYIALLPVGVRSYRRHKAEYEQRKAETAAE, from the coding sequence ATGACGACTCTCCCCGGTTCCGAAGACGAAACGATCGACAAGAGCCAGCGCGAGCAGCGTCTGCGCCGCTTCAAGCAGGTGCCGATCCGCATCCTGGTGCCCAATCTCATCACGCTGCTGGCCCTGTGCAGCGGCGTCACTGCCATCCGCCTCGGCATGGAAGGGCGCTACGAGCTCGCCGTCGGCGCCGTCATCCTGGCCATCGTTCTCGATGCCATCGACGGGCGCCTCGCCAGGTTCCTGAAGGGCACGTCGCGTTTCGGCGCCGAACTCGATTCGCTCGCCGACTTCGTCAATTTCGGCGTGGCGCCGGCCATTCTGATCTATCTGTGGTCGCTCAATTCGCTGAAGAGTCTCGGCTGGGTGGTCGCCTTGTGCCTGGCCATCTGTTGCGCTCTGAGGCTCGCGCGTTTCAATGTCGCCATCGACGATCCGGACAAGCCCGCCTGGATGATGAACTTCTTCACCGGCGCGCCGGCACCGGCGGGCGCCGGCCTCGCCATGGCGCCGATGTATCTGGGCTTCCTCGGCCTCATTCCCGACGGCCATGAGGTGGCCTGGCTGGTGCTTCCCTACACCGCCGCCGTGGCGCTTCTGATGGTGAGCCGGGTGCCGACCTATTCGGGCAAGACCCTGGGCTCGCGCATCAGCCGCGACCTCGTATTGCCGCTGCTCGGCGTCGCAGCGCTCGTCGTCGTCAGCCTGATCACCTTCACCTGGGAAATGCTGACTGCGATGTCGCTGCTCTATATCGCGCTGCTCCCTGTCGGCGTGCGCTCCTATCGCCGCCACAAGGCGGAGTATGAACAGCGCAAGGCGGAGACGGCTGCGGAGTAG
- a CDS encoding phosphatidylserine decarboxylase: MSLANTITSVFVPIHREGWRFVAIAAAVTLILYWLDLDLLALLALVLTLWCAYFFRDPERVTPVRAGLVISPADGRVSAIESVVPPPELDLPREPFTRISVFMNVFDVHINRSPVDARIAHIAYVPGKFLNAELDKASEDNERQALTLELDDGRKLGVVQIAGLVARRIVKFVEDGDMLKAGERFGLIRFGSRVDVYLPKGVSALVVVGQRAVAGETVLADFTSQESERAGRRN, from the coding sequence ATGTCACTTGCCAACACCATCACCTCGGTCTTCGTGCCCATCCACCGTGAGGGGTGGCGCTTCGTCGCCATTGCCGCCGCCGTCACCCTGATCCTCTATTGGCTCGATCTCGATCTGCTGGCGCTCCTGGCGCTGGTGCTCACTTTGTGGTGCGCCTATTTCTTCCGCGATCCCGAGCGGGTGACGCCGGTGCGGGCGGGCCTCGTCATCTCGCCGGCCGACGGGCGGGTCAGCGCCATCGAGAGTGTGGTGCCGCCGCCCGAGCTCGACCTGCCGCGCGAGCCCTTCACCCGCATCTCGGTTTTCATGAATGTCTTCGACGTGCATATCAACCGCTCGCCGGTCGATGCGCGCATCGCCCATATCGCCTATGTGCCGGGGAAGTTCCTCAATGCCGAGCTCGACAAGGCGAGCGAGGACAATGAGCGCCAGGCGCTCACCCTCGAGTTGGATGACGGGCGCAAGCTCGGCGTCGTGCAGATCGCTGGCCTCGTGGCCCGGCGCATCGTGAAATTCGTCGAGGACGGCGACATGCTGAAGGCCGGGGAGCGTTTCGGCCTCATTCGCTTCGGCAGCCGCGTCGATGTATATCTGCCGAAGGGCGTCAGCGCCCTGGTGGTCGTCGGGCAGCGCGCGGTGGCGGGTGAAACCGTCCTCGCCGATTTCACCTCGCAGGAGTCCGAGCGTGCCGGCCGGCGCAATTGA
- a CDS encoding substrate-binding domain-containing protein, translating to MKHLGKLFLLGAFALMTVATAHLPAAAKDLKIGVVNLSLCCSYFVGMDQAIKDEAKVFPNVTVLSTDAKGDAAKLTSNVEDLLSQKVDGLIVSAAWIEAAPEALDAIKAAGVPVVLVDRMLKGGDFTSWIGPDNYAIGVGIGQYIVKRLNGQGLVVVLRGGPADNSIGLARTDGMLSEVEKAGIKVEAAPDFGGWSVDGGFKLMEDMLTKHPQISAVFCENDSMCQGAQKAIKDAGRSGDIFLASVDGEKGTLKEIMTEGTNYAATGLNNSDQIGRAGFHRLMAILAGAQAPKETVLPSPIITKDNAEKFYNPDSVF from the coding sequence ATGAAACATCTCGGCAAGCTCTTTTTACTTGGCGCATTCGCACTGATGACAGTAGCGACGGCGCACCTGCCCGCCGCCGCCAAGGACCTCAAGATCGGCGTCGTCAACCTTTCCCTGTGCTGCTCCTATTTCGTCGGCATGGATCAGGCGATCAAGGATGAGGCGAAGGTCTTCCCGAATGTCACGGTGCTGTCCACCGACGCCAAGGGCGACGCCGCCAAGCTCACCTCCAATGTCGAGGATCTGCTGAGCCAGAAGGTCGACGGGCTGATCGTCAGCGCCGCCTGGATCGAGGCGGCACCCGAAGCGCTCGATGCGATCAAGGCGGCGGGCGTCCCGGTCGTGCTGGTCGATCGCATGCTGAAAGGCGGCGACTTCACCAGCTGGATCGGCCCCGACAACTACGCGATCGGCGTCGGCATCGGGCAATATATCGTCAAGCGGCTGAACGGCCAGGGCCTGGTGGTGGTCCTGCGCGGCGGTCCGGCCGACAATTCCATCGGGCTCGCGCGAACCGACGGCATGTTGTCGGAAGTCGAGAAGGCCGGGATCAAGGTCGAGGCAGCGCCCGATTTCGGCGGCTGGAGCGTCGATGGCGGCTTCAAGCTGATGGAGGACATGCTGACCAAGCACCCGCAGATATCGGCCGTCTTCTGCGAGAACGATTCCATGTGCCAGGGCGCTCAGAAGGCGATCAAGGATGCCGGCCGCAGCGGCGACATTTTCCTCGCTTCGGTCGATGGCGAAAAGGGCACATTGAAGGAGATTATGACGGAGGGCACCAACTATGCCGCGACCGGTCTCAATAATTCCGATCAGATCGGGCGCGCCGGCTTCCACCGGCTGATGGCCATCCTGGCGGGTGCGCAAGCGCCGAAGGAGACCGTGCTGCCCTCCCCCATCATCACCAAGGACAATGCGGAGAAATTCTACAATCCCGACAGCGTTTTTTAA
- a CDS encoding ABC transporter ATP-binding protein/permease encodes MKRGLTPHQSALRRGDGSHWLTLKDIMPLLWPEGRMDLKIRVVLAIVALVLAKVVTVLTPFTYKYAVDALTAKGGVPALIVVPAFMILVYGVGRVLMVAFAQLRDAIFAKVGQRAVRELAMRTFRHLHALSLKFHLERRTGGLSRIISRGTNGIDTILRYSLFNTLPTALELLFICGILAHSYGWLYALVVAATVAAYVAFTYVATEWRINIRRAANDADTDASTKAIDSLLNFETVKYFGNEEHEARRYDVAMERYEKASIKTWISLAILNAGQALIFAVGLTVAMLMSGYAVQAGTMTLGDFVMINALMIQLYMPLNFIGSVYRDIKQGLIDVEEMFSLLEVEADIKDRPGAVPLRPGKGEIVFDHVNFAYDKERPILRDLSFRVPSGKTVAIVGPSGAGKSTISRLLFRFYDVASGRILVDGQDIAGVNQKSLRAAIGMVPQDTVLFNDTVRYNIRYGRPDASDEEVEDAARLAQVHGFVMTLPKGYESLVGERGLKLSGGEKQRVSIARTILKSPPILILDEATSALDSMTEREIQTALRQVSRNRTTLVIAHRLTTVVEADEIIVLEHGAIAERGTHGELLKKRGLYAAMWNRQREADEARRRLADIEHEEEEAAAEDEASGESGVAAGAPI; translated from the coding sequence ATGAAACGCGGCTTGACGCCGCATCAGTCGGCGCTGCGACGGGGAGACGGCAGCCACTGGCTGACGCTCAAGGACATCATGCCGCTCTTGTGGCCGGAAGGTCGCATGGATCTGAAGATCCGTGTCGTTCTCGCCATTGTGGCGCTGGTCCTCGCCAAGGTGGTCACGGTCCTGACCCCCTTCACCTATAAATACGCCGTCGATGCCTTGACCGCGAAGGGCGGCGTGCCGGCCCTCATCGTCGTGCCGGCCTTCATGATCCTGGTCTATGGCGTCGGCCGGGTGCTGATGGTGGCCTTCGCGCAATTGCGCGACGCGATCTTCGCCAAGGTCGGCCAGCGCGCAGTGCGCGAGCTCGCGATGCGCACCTTCCGCCATCTGCATGCGCTCTCTCTCAAATTCCATCTCGAGCGGCGCACGGGCGGCCTGTCGCGCATCATCTCGCGCGGCACCAACGGCATCGACACCATACTGCGCTATTCGCTGTTCAACACGCTGCCGACCGCGCTCGAGCTTTTGTTCATCTGCGGGATCCTCGCCCATTCCTATGGCTGGCTTTATGCACTGGTGGTGGCGGCCACCGTTGCCGCTTATGTCGCCTTCACCTATGTCGCCACCGAGTGGCGCATCAACATCCGCCGCGCCGCCAATGACGCCGATACCGACGCCTCGACGAAAGCGATCGACAGCCTGCTCAATTTCGAGACGGTCAAGTATTTCGGCAATGAGGAGCATGAGGCGCGCCGCTACGACGTGGCGATGGAGCGCTACGAGAAGGCGTCGATCAAGACCTGGATCTCGCTCGCCATCCTCAACGCCGGCCAGGCGCTGATCTTCGCCGTCGGCCTCACCGTCGCGATGCTGATGAGCGGCTATGCGGTCCAGGCGGGCACCATGACGCTCGGCGATTTCGTCATGATCAACGCGCTGATGATCCAGCTCTATATGCCGCTCAATTTCATCGGCTCGGTCTATCGCGACATCAAGCAGGGCCTCATCGATGTCGAGGAGATGTTCTCGCTTCTCGAGGTCGAGGCCGATATCAAGGACCGTCCCGGCGCCGTGCCTTTGCGCCCCGGCAAGGGCGAGATCGTCTTCGACCATGTCAATTTCGCCTATGACAAAGAGAGGCCGATCCTGCGCGATCTCTCCTTTCGCGTACCGAGTGGCAAGACGGTGGCGATCGTCGGTCCCTCGGGCGCCGGCAAGTCGACCATCTCGCGCCTCCTGTTCCGCTTCTACGACGTCGCCTCCGGCCGCATTCTCGTCGACGGCCAGGACATTGCCGGTGTGAATCAGAAGTCCCTGCGCGCCGCGATCGGCATGGTGCCGCAGGACACGGTGCTGTTCAACGACACGGTGCGCTACAATATCCGCTATGGCCGTCCTGATGCGAGCGACGAGGAGGTGGAGGACGCCGCGCGCCTCGCCCAGGTTCACGGCTTCGTGATGACGCTGCCCAAGGGGTACGAGTCGCTGGTCGGCGAGCGTGGCCTGAAGCTGTCGGGCGGCGAGAAGCAGCGCGTGTCGATCGCCCGCACCATCCTCAAATCGCCGCCCATCCTCATTCTCGACGAGGCGACTTCGGCGCTCGATTCGATGACCGAGCGCGAGATCCAGACGGCGCTGCGCCAGGTGTCGCGCAACCGCACCACGCTGGTGATCGCGCATCGCCTGACCACCGTCGTCGAGGCCGACGAGATCATCGTGCTGGAGCATGGTGCGATTGCCGAGCGCGGCACCCATGGCGAGCTTCTGAAGAAGCGCGGCCTCTATGCCGCCATGTGGAACAGGCAGCGCGAGGCCGACGAGGCGCGCCGGCGCTTGGCCGATATCGAACATGAGGAAGAGGAGGCGGCGGCCGAGGACGAGGCCTCAGGGGAGAGCGGCGTCGCGGCTGGCGCCCCGATCTGA
- a CDS encoding GlxA family transcriptional regulator: protein MKRNNRPLNVALLAVPQVTGSTLHGMFDLFASAGRDWTFLTHGRVDTGAATTYIVARELRPVPAFNGITITPHHTLADGPPPDILCISDFFIAPGESCAGLFEAEIAWIRRHYQSGAVVAAACSGSLLLAEAGILDGHDATTHWGYCKAMAEAYPKVRVHCSRTLVVSGDEQRIIMGGGGTSWQDLTLFLIARFVGIEAAIELAKVYLLDWHHAGALPYASLVTAKQAKDAQITHCQEWLADNYKQATPVAAMVEMSGLPERSFNRRFFHATGLSPLDYVQSLRLEEAKQMLETTTLPVEAIAQEVGYGDTSFFGRLFRRKIGVTPAQYRKRFSALRQALSA from the coding sequence ATGAAGCGGAACAACCGCCCCCTCAATGTCGCCCTCCTGGCGGTGCCCCAGGTCACCGGCTCGACCTTGCACGGCATGTTCGACCTCTTCGCATCCGCCGGACGGGATTGGACTTTTCTCACCCACGGACGGGTCGATACGGGCGCGGCCACCACCTATATCGTGGCCCGTGAGCTTCGTCCGGTTCCCGCCTTCAACGGCATCACCATCACGCCCCACCACACGCTGGCGGACGGGCCGCCGCCCGATATTCTTTGCATCTCGGATTTTTTCATCGCCCCCGGCGAGAGCTGCGCCGGGCTCTTCGAGGCCGAGATCGCCTGGATCCGCCGGCATTATCAGTCGGGTGCCGTGGTCGCGGCCGCCTGCTCGGGCTCGCTCCTCCTCGCCGAGGCCGGCATTCTCGATGGCCACGACGCCACCACGCACTGGGGCTATTGCAAGGCGATGGCGGAAGCCTATCCCAAGGTGCGGGTGCATTGCAGCCGCACCCTCGTGGTCAGCGGCGATGAACAGCGCATCATCATGGGCGGCGGCGGCACGAGCTGGCAGGATCTGACCTTGTTCCTGATCGCGCGCTTCGTCGGCATCGAGGCGGCGATCGAGCTCGCCAAGGTCTATCTCCTCGACTGGCATCATGCGGGGGCGCTGCCCTATGCCTCGCTCGTGACCGCGAAGCAGGCGAAGGACGCCCAGATCACGCACTGCCAGGAATGGCTTGCCGACAACTATAAGCAGGCGACGCCGGTCGCGGCGATGGTCGAGATGAGCGGCCTGCCGGAGCGCTCCTTCAACCGACGTTTCTTCCATGCCACCGGCCTGTCGCCGCTCGACTACGTGCAGTCGCTGCGCCTCGAGGAAGCCAAGCAGATGCTCGAAACGACGACGCTTCCGGTCGAGGCGATCGCCCAGGAGGTCGGCTATGGCGATACGAGCTTCTTCGGCCGGCTGTTCCGGCGCAAGATCGGCGTCACCCCGGCGCAGTACCGCAAGCGTTTCTCGGCCCTGCGCCAGGCGCTCAGCGCGTGA
- a CDS encoding homocysteine S-methyltransferase family protein, whose protein sequence is MSKYRKALPLLNGGVFLTDGGLETTLVFHQGVELPFFAAFPLITSEAGRAQLNAYFTPYLELASRKRVGFILDTPTWRASPDWGEKLGFSPAMIETANRLSVEFLVELRDAYAGKVEPMVINGAIGPRGDGYRVEGRMTVAEARHYHGLQMRAFARSEADMVSAVTLNYVDEAVGIVRAAQDCDMPVAISFTVETDGRLPSGEVLREAIETVDRVTGNYPQYFMINCAHPEHFEDVLEQGAWLGRIRGVRANSSTKSHAELDAATEIDIGDPVNLGARYGALRGKLRNLQVLGGCCGTDHRHLAAISDACLAA, encoded by the coding sequence ATGTCCAAATACCGCAAAGCGCTGCCCCTGCTGAACGGGGGCGTCTTCCTGACCGATGGTGGCCTGGAAACTACTCTGGTCTTTCATCAAGGGGTGGAATTGCCCTTCTTCGCCGCCTTCCCGCTCATCACCAGCGAGGCCGGTCGCGCGCAGCTGAACGCCTATTTCACGCCCTATCTGGAGCTCGCCAGCCGCAAGCGGGTGGGTTTCATCCTCGATACGCCGACCTGGCGCGCCAGCCCCGACTGGGGCGAGAAGCTCGGCTTCTCGCCCGCCATGATCGAGACCGCCAACCGGCTCTCGGTCGAATTCCTGGTGGAACTGCGCGACGCCTATGCCGGCAAGGTCGAGCCGATGGTGATCAACGGCGCCATCGGCCCCCGGGGCGACGGCTACCGTGTCGAGGGGCGGATGACGGTCGCCGAGGCCCGCCACTATCACGGCTTGCAGATGCGTGCCTTCGCGAGGTCAGAGGCAGATATGGTTTCGGCCGTGACCCTCAACTATGTCGACGAGGCGGTGGGCATCGTGCGGGCCGCGCAGGATTGCGATATGCCGGTGGCGATCTCCTTCACGGTCGAGACCGATGGCAGACTGCCTTCCGGCGAGGTCTTGCGCGAGGCGATCGAGACCGTCGACCGGGTGACCGGAAACTATCCGCAGTATTTCATGATCAACTGCGCGCATCCGGAGCATTTCGAAGACGTGCTGGAGCAGGGCGCCTGGCTCGGCCGCATCCGTGGTGTACGGGCGAACTCATCGACCAAGAGCCATGCCGAGCTCGACGCGGCGACCGAGATCGATATCGGCGATCCGGTCAATCTCGGCGCCCGCTACGGTGCATTACGCGGCAAGCTGCGTAATCTCCAGGTCCTGGGCGGCTGCTGCGGCACCGATCATCGCCATCTGGCGGCGATCTCGGACGCCTGTCTTGCTGCGTGA
- a CDS encoding aspartate aminotransferase family protein — MNSADANALYSRHLNKYMLQIFDILGLKDMDIRGAEGLEIWLNDGRTLLDFSGGLGVVGLGHNHPRIIEAERKCHERKVIDSIKIAPHKLQGALAHNLSLFLPPPLTVSFFAVSGAEANEAAMKLSERVQTPKGKTKFLCMRGAFHGKTHGPLSLTTATDVQSGFLLGVPKENVVYVPYGDINAMSAAIKAETDASGRNPIIAAIIETINGTTCEVPKAGYLSQFVALCRKSDIISIFDEVKVGMGRSGRFCAFQYEDVVPDIVTLAKTLGGGKREVAAMVTSQALFDRAYGNKNDCTLHSSTFSGLGASCAVAIETLNILQDEGLIENAERIGQYLSTRLHDLKAKYPRQIVDVRGRGLFQAIRLNFHQDLASKLIDVSKNPLFQTYQTVLIGAVTRQLFERHNILVHFQPGARDLLHFLPPFVAQQRHIDKLIAALDDTLSNGIADATLRFVTQNIKRVFRDLT, encoded by the coding sequence ATGAATTCCGCCGACGCGAATGCCTTGTATTCGCGGCATCTGAACAAATACATGCTGCAGATATTCGACATTCTCGGCCTCAAGGACATGGACATAAGAGGGGCCGAGGGGCTGGAGATCTGGCTGAACGATGGCCGAACCCTTCTCGACTTCTCGGGCGGCCTTGGGGTCGTGGGACTCGGACACAACCACCCCCGCATCATTGAAGCCGAACGCAAGTGCCACGAGCGCAAGGTCATCGATTCGATCAAGATCGCGCCGCACAAGCTTCAAGGCGCGCTCGCCCACAATCTGTCTCTGTTCCTGCCGCCGCCGCTGACGGTATCGTTTTTTGCCGTCTCCGGCGCGGAGGCGAACGAGGCCGCCATGAAACTCAGCGAGCGGGTACAGACGCCGAAGGGCAAGACCAAGTTTCTGTGCATGCGCGGCGCATTCCACGGCAAAACGCACGGCCCCCTATCATTGACCACTGCGACGGATGTTCAATCCGGATTCCTGCTGGGCGTGCCGAAGGAGAATGTCGTCTACGTCCCGTATGGCGACATCAACGCTATGAGCGCTGCCATCAAGGCTGAAACGGATGCCAGCGGCCGCAACCCGATCATCGCCGCGATTATCGAAACAATCAACGGCACGACCTGCGAAGTTCCAAAGGCAGGCTATCTGAGTCAGTTCGTGGCGCTCTGCAGAAAAAGCGACATCATTTCGATCTTCGATGAGGTGAAGGTCGGAATGGGACGCAGTGGCCGCTTCTGCGCCTTCCAATATGAAGATGTCGTTCCCGATATCGTGACGCTCGCGAAGACGTTGGGAGGCGGCAAGCGGGAAGTCGCGGCCATGGTTACATCGCAAGCGCTCTTCGACCGGGCCTACGGCAATAAAAACGACTGCACCCTGCATAGCTCGACCTTCAGCGGCCTCGGCGCAAGCTGCGCCGTCGCAATTGAGACGCTCAACATTCTTCAAGATGAAGGATTGATCGAGAATGCCGAGCGCATCGGCCAATACCTCTCGACGCGCCTCCACGACCTGAAGGCGAAATATCCCCGGCAGATTGTCGATGTTCGCGGCAGGGGTCTGTTCCAGGCGATCCGCCTGAACTTTCACCAGGACCTGGCGTCCAAACTCATCGATGTTTCAAAGAACCCCTTGTTTCAAACCTACCAGACCGTCCTGATCGGCGCGGTGACCCGACAACTGTTCGAGCGCCACAATATCCTGGTGCATTTCCAGCCCGGTGCGCGGGACCTCCTGCATTTCCTGCCTCCCTTCGTCGCGCAGCAGCGGCACATCGACAAGCTCATTGCGGCTCTGGACGATACTTTGTCGAACGGAATCGCGGACGCGACGCTCCGCTTCGTGACACAGAACATAAAGCGCGTCTTCCGGGATCTGACATGA
- a CDS encoding LysM peptidoglycan-binding domain-containing protein, producing MKKPLVVFTGAALATVAALAGLKMTDWPAGVPEAQTATQAGGDTAGSGAPTEKAAEKPAEVAAIQPTETPKAETPAAAGPAKPELDTVRVEADGQAIVAGRAQPGSEVSLKLGAETLGKGVANAEGAWVVVPDNPLPKGAHEITVEQKAIDGTTSTSDKSIAVAVPEKPGEQAMVALTEPGAATKVLQAGGAPEQPAAQPQAEKPAEPAQQTAEVQPAQPTPEQAPAATAQAPAATAPAAETAAPQAGEQPAGQAAQQTAEAQPTGEPAQKTETPAAGEGTAPAESAAPSQETVAVEQPQSEAATAPAETAAPKSEKSPAKAADLALRLAAVDYNDKGDIIFSGRGKPGTVIRLYVDNRPVGDAVVDSQGNWSFAGSDIIAPGTHSLRADEIEGTGKVVARIELPFQREDAAAVAALNAPAEPEPQPQATETSPEAQPAPQTTEVAKAEPEATAPATAAPVTGEPTTPQGTETEGQQTTAAASTAEPDQPRSGKVVIQPGNNLWKLSRVIYGRGVNFTVIYDANKEQIRDPDLIYPGQIFAIPNANPPEQIDPKRRDPLTSAEGGAAQ from the coding sequence ATGAAAAAACCGCTTGTAGTCTTTACCGGGGCAGCCCTTGCCACCGTAGCCGCGCTGGCGGGCCTCAAAATGACCGATTGGCCGGCGGGCGTGCCCGAGGCCCAGACGGCGACCCAGGCTGGAGGCGATACGGCCGGCAGCGGTGCCCCAACGGAAAAGGCTGCTGAAAAGCCGGCGGAAGTCGCGGCCATCCAACCTACCGAAACACCCAAGGCCGAGACGCCGGCGGCCGCCGGCCCCGCCAAGCCCGAGCTCGACACTGTACGTGTCGAGGCCGACGGCCAGGCGATCGTGGCGGGCCGCGCCCAGCCCGGGTCGGAAGTCTCTCTGAAGCTCGGCGCCGAAACCCTGGGCAAAGGGGTCGCCAATGCCGAGGGCGCCTGGGTCGTGGTGCCCGACAATCCGCTGCCCAAGGGGGCGCATGAGATCACCGTCGAGCAGAAGGCCATCGACGGCACCACCAGCACGTCCGACAAGTCCATCGCCGTCGCGGTGCCCGAGAAGCCCGGTGAGCAGGCCATGGTCGCCCTGACCGAGCCAGGGGCCGCCACCAAGGTTCTGCAAGCCGGCGGTGCCCCGGAACAGCCGGCGGCACAGCCTCAGGCCGAGAAGCCCGCCGAGCCCGCCCAGCAGACGGCCGAGGTCCAGCCTGCCCAGCCGACACCGGAACAGGCTCCCGCGGCGACCGCACAAGCCCCGGCAGCCACTGCGCCGGCGGCCGAGACCGCAGCACCGCAGGCAGGCGAACAGCCCGCGGGCCAGGCAGCCCAGCAGACGGCGGAAGCCCAGCCAACCGGCGAGCCGGCTCAGAAGACCGAGACGCCGGCGGCAGGCGAGGGAACGGCCCCCGCCGAAAGCGCAGCGCCATCGCAGGAGACCGTCGCTGTCGAGCAGCCGCAGTCCGAAGCCGCGACCGCCCCAGCGGAAACCGCTGCACCCAAGTCTGAGAAAAGCCCGGCCAAGGCGGCCGATCTCGCGCTCAGGCTCGCCGCCGTCGACTACAACGACAAGGGCGACATCATCTTTTCCGGGCGCGGCAAGCCCGGCACCGTCATCCGCCTCTATGTCGACAATCGCCCTGTCGGCGACGCCGTGGTCGATTCCCAGGGCAACTGGTCCTTCGCCGGCAGCGACATCATAGCGCCGGGCACTCATTCTCTGCGGGCCGATGAGATCGAGGGCACCGGCAAAGTCGTTGCCCGTATCGAGCTGCCGTTCCAGCGCGAGGATGCGGCGGCCGTCGCCGCGCTCAACGCCCCGGCAGAGCCCGAGCCGCAGCCTCAGGCCACCGAAACTTCGCCCGAGGCGCAGCCCGCCCCGCAGACGACGGAAGTCGCCAAGGCCGAGCCGGAAGCCACGGCCCCTGCGACCGCGGCACCCGTGACCGGTGAGCCGACGACGCCGCAGGGCACTGAGACCGAGGGTCAGCAGACTACGGCCGCCGCGTCCACGGCCGAGCCCGACCAGCCGCGCTCCGGCAAGGTCGTCATCCAGCCCGGCAACAATCTGTGGAAGCTGTCGCGCGTGATCTATGGTCGCGGCGTCAACTTCACAGTGATCTACGACGCCAACAAGGAGCAGATCCGCGACCCGGACCTGATCTATCCCGGCCAGATCTTCGCCATTCCCAATGCCAATCCGCCTGAGCAGATCGACCCCAAGCGCCGCGACCCGCTGACCAGCGCCGAGGGTGGCGCCGCGCAATGA